A window of the Streptomyces luomodiensis genome harbors these coding sequences:
- a CDS encoding sulfotransferase, protein MCHRPLGKCLVVRANRRKVRVVNQNLTFVVGTGRCGSTALSRVINLHPDVLSINELFASIPDSEVLAEAPLSGPEFWGYLSRPHALTNNLIKNGAIPPEFLYHRLPKRRFDARTTGIPAISVMVLPHLTDDPDALFDELESEVTSWPTRCPADHWRAFFATLGARFGNPGAVVERTGLSIGRVAEMHRAFPEARFVHLYREGPDCAFSMSRHVSFRMLPLAKEMADHCGLESPYQLTPEHAAQLPPDLAPLLGDEWDPALVWDRPIPLAVFGGLWSGVMIDGLEQLATVPASQRTSMSYDTLVEEPEKELIRLAEFIGVEPLPTWLDASVAHLDGGRRGAARTLPEAELAPLIEACGPGMQALATHS, encoded by the coding sequence GTGTGTCATCGACCACTAGGGAAATGCCTAGTTGTTCGAGCAAACCGGAGGAAAGTGCGCGTGGTCAACCAGAACTTGACATTTGTCGTCGGCACCGGTCGATGTGGTTCGACGGCTCTGTCACGGGTCATCAATCTTCACCCGGACGTACTCAGTATCAATGAATTGTTCGCCAGTATTCCCGATTCGGAAGTGCTGGCCGAAGCCCCGCTGAGCGGCCCGGAGTTCTGGGGATATCTGTCCCGTCCCCATGCTCTCACCAATAACTTGATCAAGAATGGGGCCATCCCGCCCGAGTTCCTCTACCACCGGCTGCCCAAGCGGCGGTTCGACGCCAGGACCACCGGCATCCCCGCCATCAGCGTCATGGTGCTGCCCCATCTGACCGATGACCCGGACGCCCTCTTCGACGAGTTGGAGTCCGAGGTCACCTCGTGGCCCACGCGATGTCCGGCGGACCACTGGAGGGCCTTCTTCGCCACCCTCGGCGCACGGTTCGGCAACCCCGGCGCCGTCGTCGAGCGAACCGGTCTGTCCATAGGCCGGGTGGCGGAGATGCACCGCGCCTTCCCCGAGGCGCGCTTTGTGCACCTCTACCGCGAAGGCCCTGACTGCGCCTTCTCCATGAGCCGGCACGTCAGCTTCCGGATGCTCCCGCTGGCGAAGGAGATGGCCGACCACTGCGGCCTGGAGTCGCCGTATCAGCTGACCCCGGAGCACGCGGCCCAGCTCCCGCCCGACCTCGCTCCGCTGCTGGGCGACGAGTGGGACCCGGCGCTGGTGTGGGACCGCCCCATCCCGCTCGCCGTGTTCGGCGGCCTGTGGTCCGGGGTGATGATCGACGGCCTGGAGCAGCTGGCCACGGTCCCGGCCTCCCAGCGCACCTCGATGTCGTACGACACCCTCGTCGAGGAACCGGAGAAGGAACTCATCCGGCTGGCCGAATTCATCGGTGTGGAACCGCTCCCCACCTGGCTTGACGCGTCCGTCGCGCACCTCGACGGCGGTCGGCGCGGCGCCGCGCGGACGCTGCCCGAGGCGGAACTGGCCCCGCTGATCGAGGCCTGCGGCCCGGGGATGCAGGCGCTGGCCACTCACTCGTAG
- a CDS encoding flavin monoamine oxidase family protein: MTCATTSATTMLVPDFPFSYDRWLSHPAGLGTLPSAAHGTEVAVIGGGMSGLTAAYELLKLGLRPVLYEAEQLGGRMRSTPFPGNPEYKAEMGAMRFPLSARSLFHYIDLLGLPTRPFPNPLAPATPSTLIDLNGGQDRARTAGELPEVYQEVAAAWDKALQERADLATLRDAIQRRDVATLKTVWNSLVREFDDQSFYGFLATSSTFQSFRHREIFGQVGFGTGGWDTDFPNSMLEILRVVVTEADDNHVSIVGGSSQVPNGLWEHRPETLAHWPAGTSLASLHGGRPRPAVTRLRRTADGIRVADESGEEREFPTVVFTPHVWTLLNRIDCDPALLSTPLWTAVERTHYMGASKLFVLVDRPFWRDADPAAGHDVMSMTLTDRMPRGTYLFDNGPDRPGVMCLSYTWNDDSLKVATLSAEERLETLLTKLGAIYPDVDIRSHIIGGPLTVTWETEPRFMGAFKNNLPGHYRYQRRLFTQFMQGGMDARQRGFFLCGDDVSWTAGFAEGAVTTALNAVWGVLHHLGGTTHPDNPGPGDLFDAFAPLELPYD; the protein is encoded by the coding sequence ATGACGTGTGCGACCACGTCCGCCACGACGATGCTCGTGCCGGATTTTCCCTTTTCCTACGACAGATGGCTGAGCCATCCCGCCGGTCTCGGCACCCTGCCGAGTGCGGCGCACGGGACGGAAGTCGCGGTCATAGGTGGCGGTATGTCCGGACTGACCGCCGCATATGAGCTTCTGAAACTCGGGCTTCGCCCCGTTCTCTACGAAGCGGAGCAACTGGGTGGCCGGATGCGCTCCACACCCTTCCCGGGGAATCCGGAATACAAGGCGGAGATGGGCGCCATGCGCTTTCCCCTTTCCGCCCGGTCACTGTTCCACTACATCGATCTGCTGGGCCTGCCCACCCGTCCCTTTCCCAATCCGCTGGCACCGGCCACTCCCAGTACGCTCATCGACCTGAACGGCGGCCAGGACCGGGCGCGCACCGCCGGCGAGCTTCCCGAGGTCTACCAGGAGGTCGCCGCCGCGTGGGACAAGGCGCTCCAGGAGCGCGCCGACCTGGCCACCCTGCGGGACGCCATCCAGCGGCGGGACGTCGCCACCCTCAAGACCGTATGGAACTCGCTGGTCAGGGAGTTCGACGACCAGTCCTTCTACGGTTTCCTGGCCACCTCCTCCACCTTCCAGTCGTTCCGCCACCGGGAGATCTTCGGCCAGGTCGGCTTCGGCACCGGCGGCTGGGACACCGACTTCCCCAACTCGATGCTGGAGATCCTGCGCGTCGTGGTCACCGAGGCCGACGACAACCATGTGAGCATCGTCGGCGGGTCCTCGCAGGTGCCGAACGGGCTGTGGGAGCACCGGCCGGAGACCCTCGCGCACTGGCCGGCGGGCACCTCGCTGGCCTCGCTGCACGGCGGCCGGCCCAGACCCGCGGTCACCCGGCTGCGGCGGACCGCCGACGGCATACGGGTGGCGGACGAGAGCGGCGAGGAGCGCGAGTTCCCCACGGTGGTCTTCACCCCGCATGTGTGGACGCTGCTGAACCGGATCGACTGTGATCCGGCGCTGCTGTCCACCCCGCTGTGGACGGCGGTGGAACGCACCCACTACATGGGCGCGTCCAAGCTGTTCGTCCTGGTCGACCGGCCGTTCTGGCGGGACGCCGACCCGGCGGCCGGCCACGACGTGATGAGCATGACGCTCACCGACCGGATGCCGCGCGGGACCTATCTGTTCGACAACGGGCCCGACCGGCCCGGGGTGATGTGCCTGTCGTACACCTGGAACGACGACTCGCTGAAGGTCGCGACGCTCTCGGCCGAGGAGCGGCTGGAGACGCTGCTGACCAAGCTGGGCGCGATCTATCCGGACGTGGACATCCGGTCGCACATCATCGGCGGGCCGCTGACCGTCACCTGGGAGACCGAGCCCCGTTTCATGGGGGCCTTCAAGAACAATCTGCCCGGCCACTACCGCTATCAGCGGCGGCTGTTCACCCAGTTCATGCAGGGTGGAATGGATGCGCGGCAGCGCGGCTTCTTCCTGTGCGGGGACGACGTCTCCTGGACGGCGGGGTTCGCCGAGGGAGCGGTGACCACGGCGCTGAACGCGGTGTGGGGGGTGCTCCATCACCTCGGCGGCACCACGCATCCGGACAATCCGGGCCCCGGTGATCTCTTCGACGCCTTCGCTCCGCTGGAGCTCCCGTACGACTGA
- a CDS encoding helix-turn-helix transcriptional regulator, with the protein MLVERDQEMARLSRLLFEDARPGSRLAVISGAMTSGKTALLHAVADTASARGVRVLPAVASTSEQDFPYAVLDQLYQSMPAHLRHARPRPGLDVPPNPYGPDQADLPLLQGFHRTLDELTADAPLLIAIDDVQFADLPSLRCLAYGIRRCRSEALSVVVSRGSLTGPTAPALDEVLHEPKVCHVRLAPLTVAGVTTLLTEELGAEEAERHAAAFHDMTGGNLLLLRGLLDDRFSRLARGPVHTAPGSPVAGELFRQAALSCVYRGGPAHRRVAHAIALLGDAVSVPLLSKLIEVEERQVRRSVATLTEVGILHDAQFRSDAVRTVLLEDLEMDELGPLHHRAARLLYEEGADPIDVARHLLSHEAAEPVEEWIPQALRDAAEQAIAADRRELAMNCLQMADRCSTDEREALVLQATMVQAMWPFNPLSQMRRLQSLAGPAGSGQLPTRHTLAVIIGLLGFGRMGEAAAALEQVSRAAAGSPSPELDTGLRTIGLTLATTYPDHPELRPFLHRGEPVGRWDDDAPSPDRTPESPQLTALGALWTVLSRGVDEDTVRAAERVLETVRLSDRTMLTVHAALQTLVYADRHATATTWCDRLIEETSKRGAKALLAYFCVLRAQIALRVGRLQDTVRFAERALAELPARGWGVTVGMPLGMLVNAHTAMGNHDAAAELLARPVPEEMYRNRYGLHYLYARARHQLATGRHHAALTDFRACGEKMAAWDLDSPATLAWRLGAAETWLALGGQERAARLAEEQLELAGESSSPTRGAALRILAATRPLNERTALLQQAVGVLQASGGWYEMARALADLAETHKQLGDLDTSRLMTRRALRLADSCGAEELSRSLQRTPARSALSEAARTGEDTAAFSELSDAESRVAALAASGYTNREIAAKLYITISTVEQHLTRVYRKINISQRRELPASLDFDVAYTA; encoded by the coding sequence GTGTTGGTGGAGCGCGATCAGGAGATGGCCCGGCTCAGTCGGCTCCTCTTCGAGGACGCCCGGCCAGGAAGCCGACTGGCCGTCATCAGCGGTGCCATGACATCGGGGAAAACCGCGCTTCTGCATGCCGTGGCGGATACCGCGAGTGCGCGAGGCGTCCGGGTGCTGCCCGCCGTCGCCTCCACCTCGGAACAGGACTTCCCCTACGCCGTGCTCGATCAGCTCTACCAGAGCATGCCGGCGCACCTTCGGCACGCCCGGCCGCGGCCGGGTCTCGACGTGCCCCCGAACCCCTACGGCCCGGACCAGGCCGACCTCCCGCTCCTCCAGGGGTTCCACCGCACACTCGACGAACTGACCGCTGACGCCCCGCTGCTGATCGCGATCGACGACGTCCAGTTCGCCGATCTGCCGTCACTGCGCTGTCTGGCGTACGGCATCCGCCGATGTCGCTCCGAGGCGCTGTCCGTCGTGGTGAGCCGCGGGTCACTGACCGGGCCCACCGCCCCGGCACTGGATGAGGTGCTGCACGAGCCGAAGGTCTGCCATGTGCGGCTCGCCCCGCTCACTGTCGCCGGCGTCACCACCCTGCTGACCGAGGAGTTGGGCGCCGAGGAGGCCGAGCGCCACGCCGCCGCGTTCCACGACATGACGGGCGGCAACCTCCTGCTGCTGCGCGGACTCCTGGACGACCGGTTCTCCCGCCTCGCCCGGGGCCCTGTGCACACCGCGCCGGGCTCCCCGGTGGCCGGAGAGTTGTTCCGGCAGGCGGCGCTGTCCTGCGTGTACCGCGGCGGTCCGGCCCACCGCCGGGTGGCCCATGCCATCGCGCTGCTGGGTGACGCGGTGTCCGTTCCCCTGCTGAGCAAGCTGATCGAGGTCGAGGAGCGGCAGGTCCGGCGGTCCGTGGCGACGCTCACCGAGGTCGGGATCCTGCACGACGCGCAGTTCCGCAGCGACGCGGTGCGCACCGTGCTCCTGGAGGATCTGGAGATGGACGAGCTCGGCCCGCTGCACCACCGAGCGGCCCGGCTGCTGTACGAGGAGGGCGCCGACCCCATCGACGTGGCCCGCCATCTGCTCAGCCACGAGGCGGCCGAGCCGGTCGAGGAGTGGATTCCGCAGGCGCTGCGGGACGCCGCCGAGCAGGCGATCGCCGCCGACCGCAGGGAACTGGCGATGAACTGCCTGCAGATGGCCGACCGGTGCAGCACCGATGAGCGCGAGGCGCTCGTCCTCCAGGCGACCATGGTCCAGGCCATGTGGCCGTTCAACCCGCTGTCCCAGATGCGGCGGCTCCAGTCGCTGGCCGGCCCGGCCGGCAGCGGACAGCTGCCGACGCGGCACACCCTCGCTGTGATCATCGGGCTGCTCGGGTTCGGCCGGATGGGCGAGGCGGCAGCCGCCCTCGAGCAGGTCAGCCGGGCCGCGGCCGGGAGCCCGAGCCCCGAACTCGACACGGGTCTGCGGACCATCGGACTGACGCTCGCCACCACCTACCCCGACCACCCCGAACTGCGGCCCTTCCTGCACCGGGGAGAGCCCGTCGGCCGGTGGGACGACGACGCGCCGTCGCCGGACCGGACCCCCGAGTCCCCCCAGCTCACCGCGCTCGGGGCGCTGTGGACGGTGCTGAGCCGGGGCGTCGACGAGGACACCGTACGGGCCGCGGAGCGGGTGCTGGAGACCGTCCGGCTCTCCGACCGGACGATGCTGACGGTGCACGCCGCGCTCCAGACGCTGGTGTACGCGGACCGCCACGCCACCGCCACCACCTGGTGCGACCGGCTGATCGAGGAGACGTCCAAGCGCGGCGCCAAGGCGCTGCTGGCCTACTTCTGCGTGCTGCGGGCCCAGATCGCGCTGCGCGTGGGACGGCTCCAGGACACCGTCCGGTTCGCGGAGCGGGCGCTGGCGGAGCTTCCGGCGCGCGGCTGGGGGGTCACCGTCGGCATGCCGCTGGGGATGCTGGTCAACGCGCACACCGCGATGGGCAACCATGACGCGGCGGCCGAACTGCTGGCCCGCCCGGTGCCGGAGGAGATGTACCGGAACCGCTACGGGCTGCACTACCTCTACGCGCGTGCCCGGCATCAGCTGGCCACCGGCCGTCATCACGCGGCCCTCACCGACTTCCGCGCCTGTGGCGAGAAGATGGCCGCCTGGGACCTGGATTCGCCCGCCACCCTCGCCTGGCGGCTCGGCGCCGCCGAGACCTGGCTGGCCCTGGGCGGGCAGGAGCGGGCGGCGCGGCTGGCGGAGGAACAGCTGGAGCTGGCCGGGGAGTCCTCCTCCCCCACCCGTGGCGCCGCGCTGCGGATCCTGGCCGCCACCCGGCCGTTGAACGAGCGGACCGCGCTGCTTCAGCAGGCGGTGGGGGTGCTTCAGGCGAGCGGCGGCTGGTACGAGATGGCGCGGGCGCTGGCGGATCTGGCGGAGACGCACAAACAGCTCGGCGATCTGGACACCAGCCGGCTGATGACCCGCCGGGCCCTGCGGCTCGCGGACAGCTGCGGCGCCGAGGAATTGTCCCGTTCGCTCCAGCGCACCCCGGCACGCTCGGCCCTGTCGGAGGCGGCCCGTACCGGTGAGGACACCGCCGCGTTCTCCGAACTCTCGGACGCCGAGAGCCGGGTCGCCGCGCTGGCGGCCTCCGGCTACACCAACCGGGAGATCGCCGCTAAGCTCTACATAACGATCTCCACGGTGGAGCAACACTTGACCCGCGTCTACCGGAAGATCAACATCAGCCAGCGCCGAGAACTGCCCGCGAGCCTGGATTTCGATGTCGCTTACACCGCCTGA